A region of the Acidobacteriota bacterium genome:
CCGGCTCCTCCCCTGCGGCGGCATCCGCATCGAGGACGACGTTCTGTGCACCGCCAGCGGCCCCCGAGACCTCACCCGCGACCTCATCGAAGGCCCCTGAGGTCGGGGTTCCGGCCAGGCAAGCTCGAGCCCTACTCCTCGACGCCGCCGTAGATCGGCAGCTCGTCGCTGAGCACTCGCTCGAAGATCAGCGAGGTCTCCACGTGAGCCACTTCCGGCCGCGTGGTGAAGGAGGCCAGCACTAGATTCCTCAGGTGGTCCGAGGAACGCACCGCCACGTGCACCAGGAAGTCGTTGGCGCCGGCGGTGTGGTAGAGGCTCACCACTTCCCGCAGCCCCAAGACGTGCTCTCGGAAGGTCTCCACCAGGTCCAGGGAGTGCCGGTTGAGGCGCACGGCCACCATCGCCTGGATCACCACGCCCACGGAGGCCGGATCGAGCTCCGCGTGAAACCCGCGGAGCACGTTGTCCTCATACAACCGCCGCACCCGCTGCAGGCAGGTGGAAGGAGCCACCCCCACCCGCCGGGCGAGCTCTTTGTTGGGCAGCCGAGCATTCTTTTGCAACGCCTCCAGAATCTCGCAGTCGATTCGGTCGAGCTCTCTCATGCAGACCCCTCGTCGAATTTTATTCAGCAGAAGAAATTTTTCCCGCTGAAGATTCTATGCTGGAGCCATGGATAACAACAAGATTCGACACCGAGGCTCTTCCATCGACACCTCCGCCGTCCACGGCGGCCGCCGGGATTTCGCCCAGCTGGGGGTTCACGCCCCGCCCCTGGACCTCTCGACGACGTATCCTCTGTCGGATCTCGGGGCAGCGACGGAAAGTATCGACGCCCTCGCCAGCGGCGCTCCGGAGGCGCCCAACCCGATTTACTCGCGGCTCTACAACCCGACGGTGGCGCGCTTCGAGGAAGCCCTGGCGGAGCTCGAGAGGGCGCCCCAGGCGGTAGCCTTCGCCTCCGGCATGGCGGCCCTCACCGCCTGCCTGCTGGCGGCGCGGCAGCACGGCACCCACGTGGTGGCGGTGCGCCCCCTCTACGGCGGCAGCGACCATCTGCTGGCCAGCGGGCTGCTGGGCATGGAGGTCACCTGGGCTGAGCGCGACGGCATCGCCGACGCTCTGCGGGAGGACACCTCCCTGGTGATCGTCGAAACTCCCGCAAACCCGACCCTGCAGCTGGTGGATCTGCGGCAGGTGGTGGCGGATGCCGGTTCGGTACCGGTGCTGGTGGATTCCACCTTCGCGACCCCGGTGCTGCAAAATCCCATGGAACTGGGCGCCCGCATGGTGCTCCACAGCGCCACCAAATTCCTCGGCGGCCACGGTGATGTCCTCGCCGGCGTGGTGGCTACCGACGAGGAATGGGCCGCCGCCCTGCGCCAGGTGCGGCTGGTCACCGGCGCGGTGCTCCACCCCCTCGGGGGCTATCTGCTGCACCGCGGCCTCACCACCCTGCCGGTGCGGGTGCGGGCGGCCCAGCAGGGCGCCCAGATCCTGGCCCAGCGACTGCTCGAGCACCCGGCGGTGACCCGAGTCTTCTACCCCGGCCTCCCCGGTTGCGACCCCATGGGCCTTGTAGGCACCCAGATGCGCGGCCCCGGCAGCCTCATCGCCTTCGACGTCGCCGGCGGCCTGGAAATGGCCGCCCGCACGCTCCGCAGCCTGCGCCTGATCACCCCGGCGGTGAGCCTGGGCTCCACCGACACCCTGATCCAGCATCCGGCAGGACTGACCCACCGGGTGGTGAGCGAGGAAGGCCGCCGAGCCGGCGGCATCGACGACGGCATGCTGCGCCTTTCGGTGGGCCTGGAAGACCCCGAGGACCTCTGGCAGGACCTGCGCCTGGCTCTCGACTGCGCCCTCGAGCTGGCCGACACTCCGCCGGTGCGAGCGGTGGCTGGGGCCTAGCTCGGAACGAGCCAACGCCCACAACGACCTGAGTCAGAGCGGTAGGGGCGACCCTCGTGGTCGCCCTTGCCGAGAGCCCATCACGATCGAGGGCAGGCACTAGGCCTGCCCCTACACATGGGCCGAGACTGCATCTCATCCGGCCTTGTTTCCACGGCTCACCCTCGAGGGCCTATTTCCGTCTTTGCGGGTGATTCGGAGAAGCATCCACGGCTGCTAAACTCGTTCCCGTGAAACGAGCCCAACGCCGCGTCTTCTCGCCGCTCCTGAGCCTGCTGCTCTTGAGCCTCCTCGCCGTCTCCGGTACGGTTCCTGCCATGGCCGATAGCTCCATGGATGACCGACAGGGCTTGGATGCCGCCTCGGTAGCGCGCTTCGCCGAGCTGGCGCTCTCCTGCGTGCATCAGGAGTACCCCAACAAGATTGCCCACGTGCTCCAGAGCGACGAGGATGTCCAGCCGCCGCGGGAGCTGACGCCGGCGTTCTACGGCTGCTACGACTGGCATTCGTCGGTGCACGGGCATTGGCTGCTGGTGCGGCTGGCGCGGCAATTCCCCGAGGCTTCGTTCGCTGAGAGCGCCCGCAAGGCAGTGGCCCAGAGCCTGACGCCGGAGAACATCACCGCCGAGGTGGCCTATCTGCGGGGAGCCGGGCGGACCTCCTTCGAGCGGCCCTACGGTCTGGCGTGGCTGCTGCAGCTGGCGGCGGAGCTGCGGGAGTGGAGCAACGACGAGGACGTCGCGGGGTGGTCCCGGGCGCTGGAGCCGCTGGAA
Encoded here:
- a CDS encoding Lrp/AsnC family transcriptional regulator, with the translated sequence MRELDRIDCEILEALQKNARLPNKELARRVGVAPSTCLQRVRRLYEDNVLRGFHAELDPASVGVVIQAMVAVRLNRHSLDLVETFREHVLGLREVVSLYHTAGANDFLVHVAVRSSDHLRNLVLASFTTRPEVAHVETSLIFERVLSDELPIYGGVEE
- a CDS encoding PLP-dependent aspartate aminotransferase family protein yields the protein MDNNKIRHRGSSIDTSAVHGGRRDFAQLGVHAPPLDLSTTYPLSDLGAATESIDALASGAPEAPNPIYSRLYNPTVARFEEALAELERAPQAVAFASGMAALTACLLAARQHGTHVVAVRPLYGGSDHLLASGLLGMEVTWAERDGIADALREDTSLVIVETPANPTLQLVDLRQVVADAGSVPVLVDSTFATPVLQNPMELGARMVLHSATKFLGGHGDVLAGVVATDEEWAAALRQVRLVTGAVLHPLGGYLLHRGLTTLPVRVRAAQQGAQILAQRLLEHPAVTRVFYPGLPGCDPMGLVGTQMRGPGSLIAFDVAGGLEMAARTLRSLRLITPAVSLGSTDTLIQHPAGLTHRVVSEEGRRAGGIDDGMLRLSVGLEDPEDLWQDLRLALDCALELADTPPVRAVAGA